In Streptomyces sp. NBC_01426, one genomic interval encodes:
- a CDS encoding VOC family protein has translation MVHVLGSRILLTPTDPERSRAFYGEALGLAVHREFGTGPERGTVYFLGGGFLELSGRADTPPAPGLRLWLQVADAQEAHEELLGRGVEVLRPPLREPWGLIEMWIADPDGVRIAVVEVPADHPLRFRP, from the coding sequence ATGGTGCACGTACTCGGCAGCAGGATCCTCCTGACACCCACGGATCCCGAACGGTCCCGCGCCTTCTACGGCGAGGCCCTGGGGCTCGCCGTCCACCGCGAGTTCGGCACCGGACCCGAGCGGGGGACCGTCTACTTCCTGGGCGGCGGCTTCCTGGAGCTCTCGGGTCGCGCCGACACCCCGCCGGCGCCCGGGCTGCGCCTGTGGCTCCAGGTCGCGGACGCGCAGGAGGCCCACGAGGAGCTGCTCGGGCGGGGCGTCGAGGTGCTGCGTCCGCCGCTGCGCGAGCCGTGGGGCCTGATCGAGATGTGGATCGCGGATCCGGACGGCGTGCGGATCGCCGTGGTGGAGGTGCCCGCCGACCATCCGCTGCGGTTCCGCCCCTGA
- a CDS encoding STAS domain-containing protein — protein MVPGRPSGPARHRADPPRDTGSPAAARAAAKGYAFEVTAVLAGATVVITACGEIDLGALEGLDRITGALPAPVAVVLDLAGVTFMDLAGLRFLVRLHARAERHGGDLVILGLRGQAGDLFTLATELRLVPAIRHARASGPRATRRLRADAGDTAGRNFDDRAEGAPSPSAPGGVPAQR, from the coding sequence GTGGTTCCGGGACGGCCGTCAGGTCCCGCGCGACACCGGGCGGACCCCCCGCGCGACACCGGTTCGCCGGCCGCCGCGCGGGCGGCCGCCAAGGGCTACGCCTTCGAGGTCACCGCCGTCCTCGCCGGCGCCACCGTGGTCATCACGGCCTGCGGTGAGATCGACCTCGGGGCCCTGGAAGGCCTCGACCGGATCACGGGCGCCCTGCCGGCCCCGGTCGCGGTGGTCCTGGACCTGGCCGGGGTCACGTTCATGGACCTCGCGGGCCTGCGGTTCCTCGTCCGGCTGCACGCCCGTGCCGAGCGGCACGGCGGCGACCTGGTGATCCTCGGGCTGCGGGGCCAGGCCGGGGACCTGTTCACCCTGGCGACCGAGCTGCGCCTGGTCCCCGCGATCCGGCACGCGCGCGCGAGCGGCCCCCGGGCCACGCGGCGCCTTCGGGCCGACGCCGGGGACACCGCCGGGCGGAACTTCGACGACAGGGCCGAGGGTGCGCCGTCGCCGTCGGCCCCGGGCGGTGTGCCGGCGCAGAGGTGA
- a CDS encoding Gfo/Idh/MocA family protein produces MTDIRIGVLGYGLRGSLARTAHRPGRGAAVTAVADPDPRARAAAAAAFPDARVTADHVEVIEDPGIDAVLVLTPDHTHADLACRTLRARTPVFVEKPLDISVAACDTILRTARETGTRLYVGHNMRHMPVVRLMRGLIERGAVGRVRTIWVRHFVGFGGDWYFKDWHAERRYTTGLLLQKAAHDIDVLHWLAGSYTRDVQAMGDLMVYGENPHRRAHGEPKHEDWYTEDGHWPPHTQRGLNPVIDVEDVSLLNLRLANGVLAAYQQCHFTPDYWRNYTVIGDAGRLENFGDGPGGEVRVWNGRRSGYRAAPDASHAIPAASGGGHGGADPLLVDEFLRFVRHGGATDTSPVAARMAVAAGCLATTSLRDGGTPRRVPPLDPGLMAYFEQGQCPDAD; encoded by the coding sequence CCGCGCCGCGGCGGCGGCCGCCTTCCCGGACGCGCGCGTCACCGCCGACCACGTCGAGGTGATCGAGGACCCCGGCATCGACGCCGTCCTCGTCCTCACCCCCGACCACACGCACGCCGACCTGGCCTGTCGGACCCTCAGGGCCCGCACACCGGTGTTCGTCGAGAAGCCCCTCGACATCTCCGTGGCCGCCTGCGACACGATCCTGCGCACCGCCCGGGAGACGGGCACGCGCCTGTACGTCGGCCACAACATGCGGCACATGCCCGTGGTGCGGCTGATGCGGGGACTCATCGAGCGCGGCGCCGTCGGCCGCGTCAGGACGATCTGGGTCCGCCACTTCGTGGGCTTCGGCGGCGACTGGTACTTCAAGGACTGGCACGCCGAACGCCGTTACACCACCGGCCTGTTGCTCCAGAAGGCCGCGCACGACATCGACGTCCTGCACTGGCTCGCCGGCTCCTACACCCGTGACGTGCAGGCGATGGGTGACCTGATGGTCTACGGGGAGAACCCGCACCGCCGCGCCCACGGCGAACCCAAGCACGAGGACTGGTACACCGAGGACGGGCACTGGCCGCCGCACACCCAGCGGGGCCTCAATCCGGTCATCGACGTGGAGGACGTCTCGCTGCTGAACCTGAGGCTCGCCAACGGGGTCCTGGCCGCCTACCAGCAGTGCCACTTCACGCCCGACTACTGGCGCAACTACACGGTCATCGGGGACGCCGGCCGGCTGGAGAACTTCGGCGACGGGCCGGGCGGCGAGGTACGGGTCTGGAACGGTCGGCGGTCCGGCTACCGGGCCGCTCCGGACGCCTCCCACGCCATCCCCGCCGCCTCGGGCGGCGGACACGGTGGCGCCGATCCGCTCCTGGTCGACGAGTTCCTGCGCTTCGTCCGCCACGGGGGAGCCACCGACACCTCGCCCGTCGCGGCCCGCATGGCGGTCGCCGCGGGCTGCCTCGCGACCACCTCACTGCGGGACGGGGGCACCCCGCGACGGGTCCCCCCGCTCGACCCCGGGCTGATGGCGTACTTCGAACAGGGCCAGTGTCCCGACGCCGACTGA